In Agarivorans gilvus, one genomic interval encodes:
- a CDS encoding aspartate:alanine exchanger family transporter: MNTRPKLAGFLSHPPKYMISLMFWLLALASLWLGNAYAATLEPEVSNGVAGALSYLAQNPFAYLFLTLAIGYPLGRITVGGICLGATAGTLVTGILIALASSAIYGITYDIPGLVEDIFLMLFMYALGMRVGPQFFSGLARGGFDFVMIGLIVVFSNFLIVFFGVKVLDLGPGYAAGIISGSYTVTAVMGVAQSAVSTGAFQLPEGVTADMVGANMAAGYAISYVLSSIFIILLVKYLPRMFGKDAVAEAIKAEQEFSGGEDGGALPGTAGTSLLGFTDKQIRSYVVEHEELVGLSVSQLFKKNPHAAILKVVRGDEVIDAQADPKLQMGDVVGVMGEYNLLLSGSDKVGNEVAEPRARMVDIEVADVHVGKSSFAGKTLTELGQELGFGVHLKSLFRAGVAIPHLPKTVVEKGDVLRLAGPAWCVEQAAKALKAKPIVESTYTEVSFMSLALFVGFVIGHASVEISGIPFALGTSAGCMLMGIFVSWLRTRNPDFGGPMSEGARSFLNDIGLSLFVAVLAAGVGPKIMSSFQGTVVIWIAVLGLLGALVPPFLAWLYGYYIRKMNPVVLAGACAGGRNSTPALNGIQDISKSGIAAVAYPVPYALTSAVVLILGYIAMVFS; this comes from the coding sequence ATGAATACACGACCAAAACTGGCGGGCTTTTTGTCGCATCCGCCTAAGTATATGATTAGCCTAATGTTTTGGCTATTAGCTTTAGCTTCATTGTGGTTAGGCAATGCCTATGCCGCCACCTTAGAGCCAGAAGTGAGCAATGGCGTTGCCGGTGCCTTGAGTTACCTCGCGCAAAACCCATTCGCCTACCTATTTTTAACCCTGGCGATTGGCTACCCTCTTGGCCGAATCACTGTGGGTGGTATTTGCCTAGGGGCCACCGCCGGTACCTTGGTCACTGGTATTTTGATTGCTTTAGCATCAAGTGCCATATACGGCATTACCTATGATATTCCTGGCCTAGTAGAAGACATCTTCTTGATGTTGTTTATGTACGCCTTGGGAATGCGGGTTGGGCCTCAGTTCTTCTCGGGCTTAGCTCGTGGCGGGTTCGACTTCGTAATGATTGGTTTAATTGTTGTTTTCTCTAACTTCTTAATCGTTTTCTTTGGCGTTAAGGTGTTGGATCTAGGCCCTGGCTACGCAGCCGGTATTATCTCTGGTAGTTATACTGTTACTGCGGTAATGGGCGTGGCTCAATCTGCCGTTTCTACTGGTGCTTTCCAACTTCCAGAAGGCGTTACTGCCGATATGGTAGGTGCCAATATGGCGGCCGGTTATGCGATTAGCTACGTGCTTTCTTCAATCTTCATCATCTTGTTGGTGAAATACTTACCCAGAATGTTTGGTAAAGATGCAGTAGCCGAAGCGATCAAAGCAGAGCAAGAATTTAGTGGTGGTGAAGACGGTGGCGCCTTACCAGGCACAGCGGGTACCTCGCTATTGGGCTTTACCGACAAGCAAATTCGCTCTTATGTGGTAGAGCATGAAGAATTGGTGGGTCTATCTGTTAGCCAACTATTTAAAAAGAACCCGCACGCGGCCATTTTAAAAGTGGTACGTGGTGACGAAGTGATTGATGCACAAGCCGATCCTAAGTTACAGATGGGCGATGTTGTAGGTGTAATGGGTGAATACAACCTATTGCTCAGCGGCAGCGACAAAGTGGGTAATGAAGTGGCTGAACCTCGTGCTCGCATGGTCGATATTGAAGTAGCAGACGTGCACGTAGGTAAATCTAGCTTTGCTGGTAAAACCTTGACCGAATTAGGCCAAGAGCTTGGTTTTGGTGTACACCTAAAATCATTGTTTAGAGCCGGTGTGGCAATTCCTCACTTACCTAAAACTGTGGTAGAAAAAGGCGACGTATTGCGTCTTGCTGGCCCAGCTTGGTGTGTAGAGCAAGCAGCTAAAGCCTTAAAAGCTAAACCGATTGTTGAAAGTACTTATACCGAAGTGTCATTCATGTCTCTAGCCTTGTTTGTGGGCTTTGTGATTGGTCACGCTAGCGTTGAAATTAGCGGTATTCCTTTTGCCTTGGGTACTTCTGCCGGTTGTATGTTAATGGGTATCTTCGTTTCTTGGTTACGTACTCGTAATCCTGACTTTGGTGGCCCAATGAGTGAAGGCGCACGTTCTTTCTTAAACGATATTGGCTTAAGTTTGTTTGTTGCGGTATTGGCGGCAGGTGTAGGACCTAAAATCATGTCTTCTTTCCAAGGCACAGTAGTGATTTGGATTGCAGTATTGGGCTTGTTAGGTGCGTTAGTTCCTCCTTTCTTGGCTTGGTTATATGGTTACTACATTCGCAAAATGAACCCAGTGGTATTGGCTGGTGCCTGTGCCGGTGGTCGTAACAGCACCCCAGCACTGAACGGCATTCAAGATATCTCTAAAAGTGGTATTGCCGCAGTAGCCTACCCAGTACCTTATGCACTGACTTCTGCAGTGGTATTGATCCTCGGTTACATTGCGATGGTGTTCTCATAA
- a CDS encoding FAD-dependent oxidoreductase, which yields MRRCFLLWMKFSEAVSPQNGELTSITSRGGCWWGIAGSAAALKLAELGVQVSLFEAGPSLVNGPPACHLHAGGNLYREISDQQCLKLLEQSIHTLRVFPHALNRRPTVIAVPNNDPGDPNALLPRLQKLQAHYAELVALHPNNQQLGPVEDYYRLYSREDLQALAELAIPDTPQSLDDWMIPVAKQLDLAAFKFPFVQVQEYGLSLLRIAATVSLATQRLAQCQVLTNTKVTHIEQVGGSSPRWRVDYQSEQGEQSIEVDYLINACGYRSGRLDDMAKLTRHRMVEFKAAYLAKWPSQQGRWPELVVHGQRGTPNGMAQLTPYPDGIFQLHGMTDTITLFKGGLVKSSDNSAQPELSPC from the coding sequence ATGAGACGTTGTTTTCTGTTGTGGATGAAATTTAGTGAAGCAGTCTCACCCCAAAACGGCGAACTCACCAGCATCACCTCGCGTGGCGGTTGTTGGTGGGGAATAGCAGGCTCTGCTGCTGCCCTAAAGTTAGCCGAGCTTGGTGTTCAGGTTAGCTTGTTTGAAGCTGGCCCTAGCTTAGTTAATGGGCCTCCGGCCTGTCACTTACATGCGGGGGGCAATCTGTATCGTGAGATTTCTGATCAGCAGTGCCTAAAGCTGTTAGAGCAATCCATCCATACGCTGCGGGTATTTCCTCATGCACTAAATCGCCGCCCCACAGTGATTGCTGTACCCAATAATGACCCCGGCGACCCCAACGCCTTGTTGCCGCGTTTGCAAAAGCTGCAAGCTCACTATGCCGAGCTGGTGGCTCTGCACCCCAATAACCAGCAACTTGGCCCAGTTGAGGACTACTACCGTTTATATTCGCGTGAAGACTTACAAGCCTTGGCGGAATTAGCGATACCCGACACCCCACAAAGCTTAGATGATTGGATGATCCCAGTGGCGAAACAACTGGATCTGGCTGCCTTTAAGTTTCCCTTTGTGCAAGTGCAGGAATACGGCTTAAGCTTGTTGCGCATTGCCGCAACCGTGAGTTTGGCTACCCAGCGCTTAGCCCAATGCCAAGTGCTTACCAATACCAAGGTGACCCATATTGAGCAAGTGGGAGGCTCCAGCCCTCGTTGGCGGGTGGATTACCAAAGCGAGCAGGGTGAGCAGAGCATCGAGGTAGATTATCTGATTAATGCCTGTGGCTATCGTAGTGGGCGACTCGACGACATGGCCAAGTTGACTCGCCATCGCATGGTGGAATTTAAAGCCGCCTATTTGGCCAAGTGGCCTAGCCAACAAGGGCGCTGGCCCGAGTTAGTTGTGCATGGCCAACGTGGAACGCCCAATGGTATGGCCCAGCTTACACCCTATCCCGATGGCATTTTTCAGCTGCATGGCATGACCGATACTATCACCTTGTTTAAAGGTGGCTTGGTGAAATCCAGTGACAATAGTGCTCAGCCGGAGCTGAGCCCTTGTTAA
- a CDS encoding DUF2167 domain-containing protein, giving the protein MGKSPGSGLDTLGMLFPAESTPFDDDSWGVTIEYEEDGYVSDEDADDIDYGDLLSQMKQDTADASEQRMEQGYEAIELVGWAAPPYYDKAAHKLHWAKEIKFGDSETNTLNYNIRVLGRKGVLVLNFIAGMDQKQLIDSQLNTVVAMAEFQKDSRYEEFDPSIDKVAAYGLGALVAGKAVAKTGFLAAAFLFLKKFGIILLAGVGAFLKKLFKSK; this is encoded by the coding sequence ATGGGGAAATCCCCGGGCTCGGGTTTAGATACTTTAGGCATGTTATTTCCCGCAGAAAGCACTCCCTTTGATGATGACTCTTGGGGCGTGACCATCGAGTATGAAGAAGACGGGTATGTGTCTGATGAAGATGCCGATGACATCGATTATGGCGACTTGCTCTCGCAAATGAAGCAAGATACCGCCGACGCTAGCGAACAGCGAATGGAGCAAGGCTACGAAGCTATTGAGTTAGTAGGCTGGGCTGCGCCACCATACTACGACAAGGCCGCTCACAAACTACATTGGGCCAAAGAAATTAAATTTGGGGACTCGGAAACCAATACCCTCAACTACAACATTCGAGTACTCGGTAGAAAGGGTGTTCTAGTATTGAATTTCATCGCAGGCATGGATCAAAAACAGCTGATTGACTCGCAATTAAACACCGTAGTAGCCATGGCTGAGTTTCAAAAAGACTCTCGTTATGAAGAGTTTGACCCTAGCATCGACAAGGTAGCCGCCTATGGTTTAGGTGCTTTGGTGGCGGGTAAGGCGGTAGCTAAAACCGGCTTTTTAGCCGCCGCTTTTTTATTCTTGAAAAAGTTCGGCATCATCCTTTTAGCAGGAGTTGGCGCCTTCCTTAAAAAGCTATTTAAAAGCAAATAA
- a CDS encoding DUF2167 domain-containing protein has translation MNIIGKLLLCMAMLFAPSTFAEESQLSPEQEQYIIEMQQIWDSLDRKSGEIELQNGIAKLTVPDSFYYLDAIDTEKVLVEVWGNPRARV, from the coding sequence ATGAACATAATAGGAAAGCTGCTGCTGTGTATGGCGATGCTTTTTGCGCCCAGCACCTTTGCTGAAGAATCACAATTAAGCCCAGAACAAGAACAATACATCATCGAGATGCAACAAATCTGGGATTCATTAGATAGAAAAAGCGGCGAAATTGAGCTGCAAAATGGTATCGCCAAACTCACCGTACCAGATAGTTTCTACTATTTAGATGCAATTGATACCGAGAAGGTATTGGTGGAGGTATGGGGAAATCCCCGGGCTCGGGTTTAG
- a CDS encoding DUF2798 domain-containing protein: MKQRIVFTLIMSFFLSSLMTLWITYINLGAAIGFISLWGMHLQWLGQRPRSFLSLLRP; this comes from the coding sequence ATGAAACAACGCATAGTATTTACGCTTATCATGTCTTTCTTTTTGTCATCTTTGATGACTTTGTGGATAACTTACATCAACTTAGGCGCAGCCATAGGCTTCATCAGTTTATGGGGCATGCATTTGCAATGGCTTGGCCAGCGGCCGCGCTCATTTCTTTCTTTACTTCGCCCTTAG
- a CDS encoding LysR family transcriptional regulator — protein MHDNISLFIAVVQAGSFKAASKLLHIPASTIGRRIKQLETEFGCKLLSRNSHTFDMTREGRKLYQSAGFHINALDSIANELRQDIAGEVGLIKLLAPTNLMASHLQKILAQFLIAHPNIQLELELSNTLARFHATNADLAIRVGRQADSDLTQYKLGTIQTFLVASPSYLQSSTALVEPKALEQHQLIVVSPLPSWLLFDNLDSSVQFTFKPATQRVLVNDLNVAKQFAVDGLGIALLPQTEVKQELLSGDLVRALPDWHGVERDVYAVWYRRQLLSTRAAKLIDYLQSHANF, from the coding sequence ATGCATGATAACATCTCACTTTTTATTGCTGTTGTTCAAGCGGGTAGTTTCAAAGCCGCCAGTAAATTGTTACATATTCCGGCGTCCACCATTGGCAGGCGGATTAAACAACTAGAGACAGAGTTTGGCTGTAAGCTATTAAGCAGAAATAGCCATACCTTTGACATGACACGGGAGGGGCGAAAGCTTTACCAAAGCGCCGGTTTTCATATTAACGCCTTAGATTCCATTGCGAATGAGCTAAGACAAGATATTGCCGGCGAGGTCGGTCTAATCAAACTATTAGCGCCCACTAACTTAATGGCGAGTCACCTGCAAAAAATACTGGCTCAGTTCTTAATCGCTCACCCGAATATTCAATTAGAGCTGGAGCTGAGCAATACATTAGCACGCTTTCATGCCACCAACGCCGATTTGGCTATACGAGTGGGTAGGCAAGCCGATTCAGATTTAACTCAATACAAATTGGGAACGATTCAGACCTTTCTGGTGGCTAGCCCTAGCTACCTGCAGTCTTCCACTGCGCTGGTGGAGCCAAAGGCGCTAGAGCAACATCAGCTTATTGTGGTTTCCCCGCTGCCTAGTTGGCTCCTATTTGACAACTTAGACTCTTCCGTTCAATTCACCTTTAAGCCAGCAACGCAGCGGGTGTTAGTTAACGACTTAAACGTGGCGAAACAGTTTGCGGTAGACGGACTGGGGATTGCTCTACTACCGCAAACTGAAGTCAAACAAGAACTGCTTTCAGGAGATCTAGTTCGTGCCTTGCCCGATTGGCATGGCGTTGAGCGTGATGTTTATGCGGTGTGGTATCGGCGACAGCTGTTGAGTACTCGAGCTGCTAAGCTGATTGATTATTTGCAAAGCCATGCAAATTTTTAA